A region of the Bryobacteraceae bacterium genome:
CCCTACGCGTCGCGCCGGCGCAGTGGCGGCGGTGCGCAACATCAAGAACGTGGCGCGCCTGGCCAAGCTCGTCATGGAGCGGACCGACCACATCATGCTGGTCGGCGAGGGCGCGCTGCGCTTCGCCCGAGCCTGGGGATTTGAGGAGACGAACCTGCTCACCGAGCGGGCCCGCATGGCCTGGATCGCCTGGAAGCAGTCCCTGCGCGACTCCGAAGGCAACAACAACTGGACCGACGGACTCGACTCGCCGGCCCTGCTCGCCGCCGCCGAACGGCTAAAGCGGCAGTTCCCGGGGGCCAGCGACGAGCTCATCGCCTGGGCGCTGGACGTCGCTGCCGACCCACCCACCGGAACCATCAACTGCCTGGCACTGAATACGAAGGGCGAAATCAGCGGCGTCACCACCACGAGCGGGCTCGCCTGGAAGATCCCCGGCCGGGTGGGCGATTCGCCCATCATCGGCGCCGGACTCTATGTCGACCAGGACGTCGGCGCCGCCGGCTCCACCGGCCGCGGCGAGGAAAACATCCGCATCGCCGGAGCGCACACCATCGTCGAGCTGATGCGGCAGGGCAGGACTCCAACGGAGGCCTGCCTCGAGGCGCTGCGGCGCATCGCCCGCAATTTCCGCAACAACACGAACTTGCTGGGCCGCTTTGACATCAACTTCTATGCCCTCCGCAAGGACGGGCTCTATGGGGCCGCTTCCCTGTGGGACGGGCGGATGCGGCGCGGCTACTGGGCCGACGCCCGGTTCGCGGTCAACGACGGCACGGGCGAGTCGCGGCTGGAGAAGTGCGCGCATCTGCTGGAAAGAAAGCGCGGATAAATCCAGCAGAGGGAAGCCCGAATCCGTCCGGCTGATTCCCGGTTCATCAGCCGTCTTGACAATTCGAATATCAAGATGATATTCAAGGATTGAAGGCGCTGATTTCCGGCGGCGGATCGCGCCCCAACCTGAGCTTGCTTTTTGCGTTCCACCGCCTCTTTTCCTTTCTGCGTGGCGCCTGCAAAGCGGCGCGTGTGCGCCTTTTTGTCGCCATGCGGGCCGCAGGCGAGAGCCGGCCTCTGGCCTCGGCGCGCCCGGAGCGCGCATCCTCGAGCCCCAGGATCGGGCCATCAAATTAGGAGAGGAGTGACACCGGGATGTCTACCGCCGTTCAGAGCCTTTCCGCACCGGCGCTGCCGCCGGCTTCCGTGACCCTGCGCAAGATCGCGGTGGTGGGCAACTATCTGCCACGGCAATGCGGCATCGCCACCTTCACCACGCACCTCTGCGAGGCGCTGGCCGGCGTGGCCCCCGACCTGACGGTGATCGCCATCCCGGTGAACGACCGCCCCGAGGGCTACGAATATCCGCAGCGGGTGCGCTTCGAGCTGGAGCAGAACGAGATCGCGTCCTATCTTTGCGCGACCGATTTCCTCAACATCAACAACGTCGACCTCGTCTGCGTACAGCACGAGTACGGCATCTTCGGCGGACCGGCGGGCAGCCACATCCTGGCCATGCTGCGCGAGCTGCGCATGCCGGTGGTGACCACGCTGCATACGGTACTGAAACAGCCGGACGAAAATCAGCGGCGTGTTCTTGAGGAAATCGCGCAGCTTTCGGACCGGATCGTGGTGATGACGCGGCGCGGCGTGGAATTCGCCCGCGATATTTACGGCATTCCGGAGGAAAAAATTGACCTGATTCCTCACGGAATTCCGGACATGCCCTTCGTTGATCCGAATTTCCACAAGGATCAATTCGGACTTCAGGGCCGGACGGTGCTGCTGACGTTCGGCCTGCTATCGCCGAACAAGGGCATCGAATATGTCATCCGGGCGCTGCCCGAGGTGCTCAGCCGGTATCCCAACGTCGTCTACGTGGTGCTGGGCGCCACGCATCCGCACGTCCGCCTGCATCACGGGGAGAGCTACCGCTACTCGCTGGAAAGGCTGGCGCGGCAGCTTGGAGTCGAGGACAACGTCGTCTTCCACAATCGCTTCGTCAGCCAGGAAGAGCTGCTGGATTTCATCGGCGCGGCCGACATCTACATCACCCCGTATCTCAATCCGGCGCAGATCACTTCGGGCACGCTCGCCTACTCGGCGGGCGCGGGCAAGGCGGTGATCTCAACGCCCTACTGGCACGCCGAGGAGCTGCTGGCCGACGGCCGCGGCGTGCTGGTGCCCTTCGCCGACCCGCACGCGGTCGCCGCGGCGGTGCTGCGGCTGCTGGACAACGAGGCCGAGCGGCACGCGATGCGGAAACGGGCCTATCTGGCCTGCCGCGACATGATCTGGCCCAACGTGGCGGCCATGTACCTGCGCACGTTCGAGCGCGCGCGGGAGGACCGCAGCCGCAGGCCGCGGCCGGCCTTCACGGCAGTGACGCTGCGGCAGCGGGCGGTGGAGCTGCCGTCGCCCAACCATGCGCATCTGCGGACGCTGACCGGCCCGGCGGGCATCTTCCAGCACGCCATTCACACGGTTCCCAATTATGCGGAAGGCTACACGACGGACGACAACGCGCGGGCGCTCATTCTCAGCGTGCTGCTGGAACGGCGCGGCACGGAGTGGCCCTACGCCCCGCGCTACCTCAGCTTCCTGCACCACGCATTCAACCGCGAGACAGGCCGTTTCCACAACCGGATGAGCTTCGATCACCGCTGGCTGGACGAGGTGGGCTCGGAGGACTGTCACGGGCGTGCGGTGTGGGCGCTGGGCGTCGTGCTCGGCTCAAGCCGCAGGGAGGGACTCCGGGGCGCCGCCGGCCAGTTGCTGGAGCCCGCGCTGCATGCCGTGGAAAAGTTCACAAGCCCCCGTGCGTGGGCGTATGTGCTGCTGGGGCTCAACGAATATCTCCGGCGCTTCCCGGGTGACCGCGCCGCTCAGGCGCTGCGCGAGGAACTGGCCGCAAGGCTGATGCGGCTCTATGAAGCCGTCAGGACGCCGGACTGGCTGTGGTTCGAGGATATCGTCGCCTACTGCAATGCGCGGCTGAGCCAGGCGCTGATCGTCACCGGACGGAGCCTCGAGCGGAAGGACTGGCTGGATGCGGGACTCGAGTCGCTCGAGTGGCTGGTTCGCGTGCAGACCGACGAAGCCGGCCACCTGGTGCCGGTCGGGTCCAACGGGTTCTGGCGCCGCGGCCAGGAGCGGGCGCGCTTCGACCAGCAGCCGGTGGAAGCGCACTGCATGGTCTCGGCATGCCTGGATGCCTGGCGCGCTACCGGCGAGGAGAAGTGGCGCGCCGAGGCGCGCCGCGCCTTCGACTGGTTCCTCGGCCGCAACGACCTCGGCCTGCCGCTCTACGACGCCGCCACCGGCGGCTGCCGGGACGGCCTGCACCCGGACCGCGTCAACCTGAACGAAGGCGCCGAGTCCACGTTGAGTTTTCACTTCGCCCTGGAGGAGATGCACCAGGCAGGAGACCTTATCGGGAACTGACGATTTCAGATCGAGCCATGACCGTCGAGCTGAACAACAAGCACGAGATCCTGTTCCACCGTTATCGTCACAACCCGATCCTGCGGGCCGAGGACTGGCCCTATCCGGTCAACAGCGTCTTCAACGCGGGCGCCACGCTGCTGCCCGACGGCACGACGCTGCTGTTGTGCCGCGTCGAGGACCGCAGCGGCATCTCCCACCTGTGCGCCGCCCGCTCGCGCGACGGCATCACCGGCTGGGAGATCGACCCGGAGCCGACGATGCGGCCCGACCCGGCGAATCACCCCGAAGAGATCTGGGGCATTGAAGACCCGCGGATCACCTTCGTGCCCGAGCTCAACAAGTACGCCATCGCCTACACGTCGTATTCCAGGGGCGGCCCGGGCGTCTCGCTGGCGCTCACCGAGGATTTCCGCCACTTCGAGCGCTTCGGCGTCATCATGCCGCCCGAGGACAAGGACGCGGCGTTGCTGCCGCGGCGCATCGGCGGCCACTGGGCGCTGATCCACCGCCCGGTGACCACCTGGCGAGGCGCCCACATGTGGATCTCCTACTCGCCCGACCTGCGCCACTGGGGCAGCCACAAGCTGATCCTGCGCGCCCGCGAAGGCGCCTGGTGGGACGCCAACAAGATCGGGCTTTCGCCGCCGCCGATTGAGACCGAGCGCGGCTGGCTCGTCATCTACCACGGCGTGCGGCAGACGGCCAGCGGAGCGCTCTACCGGCTCGGCCTGGCGCTGTTCGACCTCAACACGCCCGAGCGGTGCCTGCTGCGCAGCGACAGCTGGATCTTTGGCCCCGAAGAACCATACGAGCGGCAGGGCGACGTGGCCAACGTCGTCTTCCCGTGCGGCTACACGATGCGGCCCGACGGCGACACGCTGTACATCTATTACGGCGGCGCCGACACCTGCGTGTGCCTGGCAACGGCGAGCGTCCGGGCGATGCTCGAGTGGCTGGACCGCCACGGCCGCCCGGACACCGGCGGCTACGCGTAAGTGGGGAAGTGTGATACTGGTGAGAGGGGGCTCAGCACTGGTGGTGCCGCCGGGCCGAGCCTCACAGGCCTCGAAATAGCAGACGATTTCGTCAGGCGCGCCTCGGGAAGCTTATGTCCGAGCAACTCTCTCTCGGCGGACCTTATCTTGCCTATGCCGTCATCTGTGAGCGAGTTCTGACTGAGACGGATGGTACGATCAGCCTGATCCGGATCATTGATCGGTTTACGATCCGGGGACCGTCGCCCTCGCTGGCGCCCACGGTCGTCTCTTTCTGGCTGGCGATTCTGTTCCGCCGCGGGTTCCCCCGGGGCGTCATGAAGCTGACCTTACAGCCGACGACTCCCTCGGGGAAGACTGTGGCAGCCATGGAGATCGCCCTTCATTTCGAAGGAGATGAGGAACACGGCTGTCAGGCTGCACTTCCAGTGCAATTTCTAGTCGAAGAGGACGGACTTTACTGGTTTGATGTCAGGCTTGAGGGCCAACTGATAACCCGGATCCCACTCCGGATTGTCTACCTGCCCACGGTGACCATGCCGGGACCGGGACCCGAGTCACCGATGAACCGCTAACGACGCCAGTGTCCTCGAAGGTCGTCAGCATGCAGTGCCTCAGCAGTTCCTCTCTCAGCTCGTCTTCGGTCAGATGGCCAGCCTCGAACTCCGAGAGGGCGAGGTCGATCGAGCCGGCGAGTTCCGCCTCCCGCTGGCTGCCCCACGCCCCAATGCCCCAGCTCAGGACAGAAACGCTTCTTCTCAAGTCCCCAGCAGACAGCTTCCCCTGCAGGTACCAAGCCACGTCTTGAACCAGCTGTTGAAACACGCCCATGTCTATCCCCATTGTACGGCTGCCGGCAAGGGATCTACGGCGAATGTTCAATGAATGGTTCGCCAGCAGGCCAGCCGGACTACGGGAGGTGATCCTGAAGGAGCGCCACCCTTCTCTGCCGCGTGCGAATGAGCCTTTCTGCACGCGAAGCCAGATGGTTTCCTACATGGTAGGGGGAACGGAAATCGCGAGAGCGCACCGCTATATCCGACCTGATGGTTCGGTCGGAGCGAGCGGACAGCCGGATCCAAAGCTTTTCTTCGACGGAGCCACACTGTACCTGCCCGGGTAAGGCCTGACAAAGCGTTGGCCGGGCGCGGGGCCCAGCTCACGCGCTCATCAGGTCGCGCAGGCTGAGAATGACCAGCGCCACGGTGAGGCCGATCAGGATCACCACGCTTGTCCAGCCGACGAAGTTGTAGAAGCGCGTGTTCTTCCACTTCTTCATCAGCCGGTCCTTGTTGACCAGCAGGATCATGTAGATCAGCACCAGCGGCAGCAGCGCGCCGTTGATCACCTGGCTGAGCAGGATCATCTTCACCAGCGGAAAGCCGGGGATCAGGATGACGCCTCCGCCAACCACGATGAGCAGCGTGAACAGCCAGTAGAAGACGGGCGCCTCGCGGAAGCCCTTGTTGACGCCCGACTCAAACCCGAGCCCCTCGCACACCGAATACGCCGTGGACAGCGGCAGGATGCAGGCGGCGAATAACGAGGCATTGAACAGCCCGATGGCGAACAGCAGGAACGCATACTGGCCAAAGGGCTTCAGGCCGAGCGCGGCGTCGGTGGCGTCCTGGATGTCGCGCGGAGCCACGTCGTGAATGGCGCCGGCGCAGGCGACGATGATGAAGAACGCGATCACCGTCATCGCCACGCAGCCGACAATCACTTCCAGCCGGCTCTCCTTGTATTCGCGTGCGGTGATGCCCTTCTCGACCACGGCCGCCTGGAGATAGAACTGCATCCACGGCGCCACCGACGTGCCAACCATTCCGACGAGCATCGTCAGGTAGCCCGGCTCGAGCATCAGCACAGGACGCACGCTGTAAATGGCTGCCTGCGTCCAGTCCGGCTTCACCAGGAAGCCGGAGATCACATAACAGATGTAGACGGAGGAAGCGGCCAGAAAGACCTTCTCCACCCGTTCATACGTCCCCTTGACGACCAGCAGCCACACGCCGACGGCCGCCGCCGGCACGGTGATGTAGCGCGTGATGCCGAACAGTTCGAGCGAACTGGCCACGCCGGCAAAGTTGGCCATCACGTTGGTCAGGTTGGTAAGCACGAGCAGCAGCATCACGACGAACGTGGTGCGCAGCCCGAACTCCTCGCGAATCAGGTCCGAGAGCCCCTTGCCGGTCACCGCGCCCATGCGTGCGCACATCTCCTGCGTGACCACCAGCAGCAGCGTGATCGGCGCCAGCGTCCACAGCGGCAGGTAGCCGTATTTGGCGCCGGCCTGTGAATAGGTGAAGATGCCGCCGGCGTCATTGTCCACCATGGCGGTGATGAAGCCGGGGCCGATGACGGCGAAGAACACGGCGATGTGCCGCCGCAGGCGCTTCAGCATTTACCGGCCCCTCAGCACGGAAATGATGTCATCGGCGGTGATCACGCCGGCCAGCCGCTCCTCCTCGTCGACGACGGGCAGCGTGAGCAGGTTGTATTTGTCGAACAGTTCGAGCACGCGGGAAGCCGGGGCGCCGGTGTTCGTCCGGATCACCTCATCATCCTCGCGAACCAGCTCGGTGACCTTCGCCGAAGGCTTTGCCAGGAACAGACGCCCGACGGGCAGAGCGGCGCGGAGGCGGTCGTCGGAATCGATGATGAACACCGTATTGATCGAATCCACCAGGTCCTGGCGCTGGCGAAGCGCTTCGACGGCGTCGGCGACGGTGGCGTCCTCGTGCACGGCGATGAATTCGGTGTTCATCAGGCCTCCCGCGGTGTTCTCGTCATATTCGAGCAGCTCTTCGACTTCCGCCTTCGGCGCGCTCTCCATCTCTTCGAGGATCTCTTCGCTGGTCTCCTCTTCCAGTTCGCCCAGCACATCGGCGGCCTCGTCCGGCGCCATCTCTTCCAGAATGTCGGCAGCCTTGCCCGCATCGAGCGACTCGATGATCTGGGCCTGTGTCTCCGGATCCATCTCCGAGAGCGCCTCGGCGGCCACCTCGGTGTCGATGGCTTCGATGATGGCTTCGCGGTCCTCGGGGCTGAGCTCCTCGACGATGTCGGCCAGGTCGGCCGGGTGCATCTGTTCGAGCGGCTCCATCGAGATGTTGAGCCGCAGGCGGCGTTGCGGATCGGGCTCGACGATGTTGCACAGCTCCCAGCGGATCGAGTTGGGCGGCACGCGCCGCTGAAGCTTCCGGATCCAGCGCCTCGGCACCCAGCCCTGGAGCAGCCGCCGCAGCACCGCCCGCATGCCGATGTCCACTTCGAGCACGTGGAGCACGTCGTGGCCCGCTTCCTGGCGGATCTCAAACGTAATGTCAGTGACGCGGACCACCTTGCGCCCGCGCGCGTCGATGATCTGCTGGTCGAGCACATCGCGCACCAGCCGCAGCGCGTATTCGTCGGCATGGTAGGGAACCAGCAGTTCGTCGGAGAGATAGATCCCGTCCAGCGTGATGCGCGCCACCTGGTCGTGGCGCACGTACAGCCAGACATAGCCGCCGCCACCGGCCACCAGATAGCGGTCCACGCGGACCGGATGCAGGCGGGGAACCAGGACGGCGTCCCGGACGCGGCCCAGGGGTCGGCGTCTCAGGTCATAGACCTTCAGCCCAAGCAGCTCGGTGAGATACAGGATTTCCTCGGCCATCGTCCATGGCTGCCTCAGGGCGTCATTCACAGGATGTCTCAGCAGGGCCGGGACTGGCAAGCTTTGCCTCCTCCCCCCTCTGGACACCGGGTCTGAAATTCCTCAATGTAGAAGCAGGAGGCTGGCCATGGATCCAACCCGCCGCGAGTTCGCCGCGAGCATGGGCGCGGCGCTGGCCGCCCCGGCGCCGGCTTTCGAGCCTGCTTACCTGCGCCTGGCGCGCACCGGCGAGCTGGACGCGCGCGTCCAGGCGTTGCGCGAGATCTACCGCGCGTGCCGGCTCTGTCCGCGCCAGTGCGGCGTGAACCGGCTGAAAGGCGAGCTCGGCGTCTGCGCCCTGCCGGCGCGCGCCAAGGTCTATTCGGCGCACGCGCATTTCGGGGAGGAGCCGCCGCTGGTGGGCAGCCGCGGCTCCGGCACCGTGTTCTTTTCGCGCTGCAACCTGCTGTGCGTCTTCTGCCAGAACTGGGAGATCAATCACCGCGGCGACGGCTCGTTCTGCTCTGATGAGGAGCTGGGGCGGATTTTTCTTTCAGTGCAGAACATGGGCTGCCACAACCTGAACCTGGTCACGCCCACGCATCTGCTGCCAAACATTGTCGCCGCGCTGCGGCACGCCGTGAGCCGCGGGTTCCGCCTGCCCATCGTGTACAACTGCGGCGGCTATGAGTCGCTCGAAGCCGTGCGGCTGCTGGATGGCATCGTCGACATTTACCTGCCGGACTTCAAGTACACGGACGGGCAGGTAGCGGCGCGGCTCAGCTCGGGCGCAGCCGACTATCCAGAACGCGCCGCCGAGGCCATCGCCGAGATGCACCGTCAGGTGGGCGTCCTGCAACTGGACGAACGCGGCATCGCACGGCGCGGTCTGCTCATCCGCCACCTGGTGCTGCCGGAGAATCTGGCGGGCACGGACCGCTTTGTGAGATGGGTGGCGGAGAAGCTCTCGCCGGATACGTGGGTCAACATCATGGCGCAGTACCGGCCCGAGTACAAGGCGCGCCACTACCCGCCGCTGGACCGCCGCATCACCTGGGCCGAACACCGGCGCGCGCTGGCCTGGGCGCGCGAGGCCGGCCTGAAGAACGTGCTTTCGTGATCACTTCGCCGCGCGGGCGCGGTCCATGTATTTCATCGTGTTCAGGTCGAGCCGGATACGGTCGCCCGTCTTGATGAACTGCGGCACCATGATTTCGACGCCGTTTTCGAGCCGCGCCGGCTTCCACGTGCTGTCGTTCTGCGCATGGACGGGCGGAGCGGTGTCGGTGACGGTCACTTCCACAAAGTCGGGCATCTCGACGCCCACAGCCCTGTCGCCGAGGAACTCCACCGCCACGCGCATCTCCGGCAGCAGGAAGCGCGCCGCCTCGCCAATGACTTTTTCCGGCACTTCGGCCTGCTCGCAGGTGTCGGGATCCATGAAGGTGCACACGCCGGAGTCGCTGTAGAGGAAGTCCATCGCCTTTTTCTCGATGGGCAGATCCTCCACCTTGAGGTCGCCGCGCAGGCTCGTCTCCCAGATGGTGCCGGTGTCGAGGTTCTTCAGCCGCACGTGCGCCACGCCGCCCATCTTGCCCTGGCC
Encoded here:
- the aspG gene encoding asparaginase, whose translation is MRRRDWLMANAAWPLAARAAQEAPGGPKNLVISSANGLKACAKAMEVLKAGGDTLEAVVAGVTLVEDDPNDTSVGYGGLPNEEGVVELDASVMHGPTRRAGAVAAVRNIKNVARLAKLVMERTDHIMLVGEGALRFARAWGFEETNLLTERARMAWIAWKQSLRDSEGNNNWTDGLDSPALLAAAERLKRQFPGASDELIAWALDVAADPPTGTINCLALNTKGEISGVTTTSGLAWKIPGRVGDSPIIGAGLYVDQDVGAAGSTGRGEENIRIAGAHTIVELMRQGRTPTEACLEALRRIARNFRNNTNLLGRFDINFYALRKDGLYGAASLWDGRMRRGYWADARFAVNDGTGESRLEKCAHLLERKRG
- a CDS encoding glycosyl transferase — its product is MSTAVQSLSAPALPPASVTLRKIAVVGNYLPRQCGIATFTTHLCEALAGVAPDLTVIAIPVNDRPEGYEYPQRVRFELEQNEIASYLCATDFLNINNVDLVCVQHEYGIFGGPAGSHILAMLRELRMPVVTTLHTVLKQPDENQRRVLEEIAQLSDRIVVMTRRGVEFARDIYGIPEEKIDLIPHGIPDMPFVDPNFHKDQFGLQGRTVLLTFGLLSPNKGIEYVIRALPEVLSRYPNVVYVVLGATHPHVRLHHGESYRYSLERLARQLGVEDNVVFHNRFVSQEELLDFIGAADIYITPYLNPAQITSGTLAYSAGAGKAVISTPYWHAEELLADGRGVLVPFADPHAVAAAVLRLLDNEAERHAMRKRAYLACRDMIWPNVAAMYLRTFERAREDRSRRPRPAFTAVTLRQRAVELPSPNHAHLRTLTGPAGIFQHAIHTVPNYAEGYTTDDNARALILSVLLERRGTEWPYAPRYLSFLHHAFNRETGRFHNRMSFDHRWLDEVGSEDCHGRAVWALGVVLGSSRREGLRGAAGQLLEPALHAVEKFTSPRAWAYVLLGLNEYLRRFPGDRAAQALREELAARLMRLYEAVRTPDWLWFEDIVAYCNARLSQALIVTGRSLERKDWLDAGLESLEWLVRVQTDEAGHLVPVGSNGFWRRGQERARFDQQPVEAHCMVSACLDAWRATGEEKWRAEARRAFDWFLGRNDLGLPLYDAATGGCRDGLHPDRVNLNEGAESTLSFHFALEEMHQAGDLIGN
- a CDS encoding glycosidase, coding for MTVELNNKHEILFHRYRHNPILRAEDWPYPVNSVFNAGATLLPDGTTLLLCRVEDRSGISHLCAARSRDGITGWEIDPEPTMRPDPANHPEEIWGIEDPRITFVPELNKYAIAYTSYSRGGPGVSLALTEDFRHFERFGVIMPPEDKDAALLPRRIGGHWALIHRPVTTWRGAHMWISYSPDLRHWGSHKLILRAREGAWWDANKIGLSPPPIETERGWLVIYHGVRQTASGALYRLGLALFDLNTPERCLLRSDSWIFGPEEPYERQGDVANVVFPCGYTMRPDGDTLYIYYGGADTCVCLATASVRAMLEWLDRHGRPDTGGYA
- a CDS encoding Mn transporter; protein product: MLKRLRRHIAVFFAVIGPGFITAMVDNDAGGIFTYSQAGAKYGYLPLWTLAPITLLLVVTQEMCARMGAVTGKGLSDLIREEFGLRTTFVVMLLLVLTNLTNVMANFAGVASSLELFGITRYITVPAAAVGVWLLVVKGTYERVEKVFLAASSVYICYVISGFLVKPDWTQAAIYSVRPVLMLEPGYLTMLVGMVGTSVAPWMQFYLQAAVVEKGITAREYKESRLEVIVGCVAMTVIAFFIIVACAGAIHDVAPRDIQDATDAALGLKPFGQYAFLLFAIGLFNASLFAACILPLSTAYSVCEGLGFESGVNKGFREAPVFYWLFTLLIVVGGGVILIPGFPLVKMILLSQVINGALLPLVLIYMILLVNKDRLMKKWKNTRFYNFVGWTSVVILIGLTVALVILSLRDLMSA
- a CDS encoding membrane protein; the encoded protein is MAEEILYLTELLGLKVYDLRRRPLGRVRDAVLVPRLHPVRVDRYLVAGGGGYVWLYVRHDQVARITLDGIYLSDELLVPYHADEYALRLVRDVLDQQIIDARGRKVVRVTDITFEIRQEAGHDVLHVLEVDIGMRAVLRRLLQGWVPRRWIRKLQRRVPPNSIRWELCNIVEPDPQRRLRLNISMEPLEQMHPADLADIVEELSPEDREAIIEAIDTEVAAEALSEMDPETQAQIIESLDAGKAADILEEMAPDEAADVLGELEEETSEEILEEMESAPKAEVEELLEYDENTAGGLMNTEFIAVHEDATVADAVEALRQRQDLVDSINTVFIIDSDDRLRAALPVGRLFLAKPSAKVTELVREDDEVIRTNTGAPASRVLELFDKYNLLTLPVVDEEERLAGVITADDIISVLRGR
- a CDS encoding radical SAM protein is translated as MDPTRREFAASMGAALAAPAPAFEPAYLRLARTGELDARVQALREIYRACRLCPRQCGVNRLKGELGVCALPARAKVYSAHAHFGEEPPLVGSRGSGTVFFSRCNLLCVFCQNWEINHRGDGSFCSDEELGRIFLSVQNMGCHNLNLVTPTHLLPNIVAALRHAVSRGFRLPIVYNCGGYESLEAVRLLDGIVDIYLPDFKYTDGQVAARLSSGAADYPERAAEAIAEMHRQVGVLQLDERGIARRGLLIRHLVLPENLAGTDRFVRWVAEKLSPDTWVNIMAQYRPEYKARHYPPLDRRITWAEHRRALAWAREAGLKNVLS
- the efp gene encoding elongation factor P, translated to MIPASQLRNGMAIRYEGQIYKVLIADYHPGQGKMGGVAHVRLKNLDTGTIWETSLRGDLKVEDLPIEKKAMDFLYSDSGVCTFMDPDTCEQAEVPEKVIGEAARFLLPEMRVAVEFLGDRAVGVEMPDFVEVTVTDTAPPVHAQNDSTWKPARLENGVEIMVPQFIKTGDRIRLDLNTMKYMDRARAAK